Part of the Elgaria multicarinata webbii isolate HBS135686 ecotype San Diego chromosome 5, rElgMul1.1.pri, whole genome shotgun sequence genome, TCAAAGGAGGAGCCAAACACACATCCCATGGGAATTTCATCAAGATGGGGCTttgactgaaaaggccctgtctcttgtgctTTTCACTCTAATTACTAACTAGAGAAAACAGTGTTGAATGTCACAATAGCTAATCTTTTGACCAACCTTTTTATGTTTTCAAAGAGTTCAAATGCAGGGTCTTGTACTGCTTTTGTTTTCTAATTAGGAACACTGCCATTTTTTATGTTTAATGGGGACTTATTGGTATACTGATAACAAGCTTTTGTATTGGTGAACCTTTGGCCTTTCATGCCAGCACAACATTCTTTTCTGTAATGTTTAGGTTGCTTAGTTGTCAGTATATTACACACTAGGTATTTATGTgttgggctataaatgcaaaacCTTTCTTCAAAAAATGGAACTGCTCCAAATTTTAGTGTTGTAGAACTGTGATAACCATTTGCTCGGCATGTCTGATTGGCTGATTCCACAATAATCTTTGATGGACTATTCCAAAGTAAATGGATTATAGATTTCTAGACTGTTAACTTTGTAATTTAGGCTTTATTAAGATTATTCCTAATGTGTTCATATTTAGTTCTTTATTCTGTTTAGGGAATCGGTTGTAAAGAAGAAGCATAGATTGCACAAGATGAAACAGAGGAGGAAACGAAAGAGGAACAGAAAATTGAAAGGTGCCACTATTAAAGCAATGGAAAAAAAGTCAGGTGGACAGTTAACTCCAAGTGATGAGGACTCATCACAGAGTGGACAGGGGGATTCAGAAGACAATGAAAAATCAGCATTTCTGACTGAGCATCCAAACATGCCTAAAGAAGTTTGTGAGGATGGCTCTGTTAATGCTAATGATCTAAAACCTCCTGAGTTGGAAAAAAGAAGCTTCCTTGTTTCAAACATGGCAGATCCACAGATTTTAGGCAATTCGCTGAAAATAGATGCTCTTGCAGGAGTCAGCAGTGAGCCCCTAATGAGTTTGCCATTTGTTCCAAATGAAAACATACCTGAACAAACATTCAGTAATCATTTGCCAAACAGAATTTTAGAAGGCAAGAACAACGTTTTGGAATGTAACAATCATACTTCTCTAAAATTGGACCACAGTGGTACAGAAAGTAGTACTGTCCTGGCTAATACGGAAGACAAAGATATATTTGCTGACATCATgcttgaattggacttggaaagTAAACTGTTAAGTTATGAGGAAGTAACCATTCCTGATCAGCATGGGGCATcagaaaataataagaaaaatacttgggcttttttttcttttgactcAGCTGACAAACAAACCCTCAGTAACTCAGCTAAAGGTCAATCCTATTTGACTTGGCCAGAGGATACACTTAAGATCATATATGAGCAAAGACCAAAGAAGGTGAGGAAGCCTAAGCAGGTCTTTTCAGAGAGAACAGCAGAATTAATTATTGATAAATCTAATAAAGTGTTAACGAGAGAAGGAGATCTAGAAGTGTTACATGAAAATAATGGTCTAACTGATTGTGCTTTGCCATCTCCACTGACTGAGAACATCCATAACATGCCGTGCATTGTAATAGGTCAATTTCCCACAGAATCTGGAGCTAGAGCCCATGTTTCAAGTGATGTAAGCCCATTAGCTTCAGCAAAAAA contains:
- the LOC134399124 gene encoding uncharacterized protein LOC134399124 isoform X1, with product MNSVELTSEESVVKKKHRLHKMKQRRKRKRNRKLKGATIKAMEKKSGGQLTPSDEDSSQSGQGDSEDNEKSAFLTEHPNMPKEVCEDGSVNANDLKPPELEKRSFLVSNMADPQILGNSLKIDALAGVSSEPLMSLPFVPNENIPEQTFSNHLPNRILEGKNNVLECNNHTSLKLDHSGTESSTVLANTEDKDIFADIMLELDLESKLLSYEEVTIPDQHGASENNKKNTWAFFSFDSADKQTLSNSAKGQSYLTWPEDTLKIIYEQRPKKVRKPKQVFSERTAELIIDKSNKVLTREGDLEVLHENNGLTDCALPSPLTENIHNMPCIVIGQFPTESGARAHVSSDVSPLASAKKQGRLKRIFKLAPNFDLPRQIPTGKDEEVLKDIDVLTEQEEISNEEATKKNKQSLGCYEYPASSSYGVVVKSSHFDAELLCKDSNELSEESQLMEFSTKVAAAPIQICTSASHKPSIPSEQQIVGFDQTVLVTTEENKNEVTSGISTTQPDILCSVKTITECLTDSAAENLENIQQINETERTKYSQIKDDKDTLSTKPNILGLPLSQGFAIQLVELFGSPGVPLDTLLPDDYVVPLDWATSKEIYLQWKTSVEKKQKNNIMREDSSLLAGATSLDDSNKDGQERQESSEVNPEMHLEEMSLL
- the LOC134399124 gene encoding uncharacterized protein LOC134399124 isoform X2, with amino-acid sequence MKQRRKRKRNRKLKGATIKAMEKKSGGQLTPSDEDSSQSGQGDSEDNEKSAFLTEHPNMPKEVCEDGSVNANDLKPPELEKRSFLVSNMADPQILGNSLKIDALAGVSSEPLMSLPFVPNENIPEQTFSNHLPNRILEGKNNVLECNNHTSLKLDHSGTESSTVLANTEDKDIFADIMLELDLESKLLSYEEVTIPDQHGASENNKKNTWAFFSFDSADKQTLSNSAKGQSYLTWPEDTLKIIYEQRPKKVRKPKQVFSERTAELIIDKSNKVLTREGDLEVLHENNGLTDCALPSPLTENIHNMPCIVIGQFPTESGARAHVSSDVSPLASAKKQGRLKRIFKLAPNFDLPRQIPTGKDEEVLKDIDVLTEQEEISNEEATKKNKQSLGCYEYPASSSYGVVVKSSHFDAELLCKDSNELSEESQLMEFSTKVAAAPIQICTSASHKPSIPSEQQIVGFDQTVLVTTEENKNEVTSGISTTQPDILCSVKTITECLTDSAAENLENIQQINETERTKYSQIKDDKDTLSTKPNILGLPLSQGFAIQLVELFGSPGVPLDTLLPDDYVVPLDWATSKEIYLQWKTSVEKKQKNNIMREDSSLLAGATSLDDSNKDGQERQESSEVNPEMHLEEMSLL